A DNA window from Aythya fuligula isolate bAytFul2 chromosome 4, bAytFul2.pri, whole genome shotgun sequence contains the following coding sequences:
- the FOXI3 gene encoding forkhead box protein I3: protein MSAGELQQAQPRPSAPAAAPVPPQPRSAQEAPEMAVYCGENFSVYPQPSLHPPGAAAAAAAAAAAAAAAAASSGQRAGGYGLGDYGAPANAGYLWGMNSPAPYLQGPPPGSAAAAAAAAAAPFLPPGSYGCSRGGQLVGSPPAPGSPSAGGAELSWLSLASQEELLKLVRPPYSYSALIAMAIQSAPERKLTLSHIYQYVAENFPFYKRSKAGWQNSIRHNLSLNDCFRKVPRDEDDPGKGNYWTLDPNCEKMFDNGNFRRKRKRRSEPNTPASASAASSLGALKTEEERPIAAGGKPCGTSPPPELDPSPSARDHPKSSSPSGIISSTPSCLSTFFSGMSSLSGGGGRLTGGLSSDLHHRNFSAGQLSSGTFTPSSSSSQEVPSPEQLQRVAGPSPAYYSSFHPSSGSQGAQYNHYYNFTVNSLIYTRDGTEV, encoded by the exons ATGAGCGCCGGTGAGTTGCAGCAGGCGCAGCCCAGACCCTCGGCGCCGGCAGCCGCCCCGGTGCCCCCTCAACCCCGCAGCGCTCAGGAAGCCCCCGAGATGGCGGTGTACTGCGGAGAAAACTTCAGCGTCtacccccagcccagcctccacccgcccggcgccgccgccgccgccgccgccgccgcggccgccgccgccgccgccgccgcctcgtcGGGGCAGCGGGCGGGCGGCTACGGGCTGGGGGATTACGGGGCTCCCGCTAACGCCGGCTACCTGTGGGGCATGAACAGCCCCGCTCCCTACCTGCAGGGCCCCCCGCCGGGCTCCGCagcggctgcagcagcagcagccgcggCTCCTTTCTTGCCGCCGGGCTCGTACGGCTGCTCGAGGGGCGGGCAGCTGGTGggctcccccccggcccccgggtCGCCGTCGGCGGGCGGCGCGGAGCTGAGCTGGCTGAGCCTGGccagccaggaggagctgctgaagctgGTGAGGCCGCCTTATTCCTACTCGGCGCTGATCGCCATGGCCATCCAGAGCGCCCCCGAGAGGAAGCTGACCCTCAGCCACATCTACCAGTACGTGGCCGAGAACTTCCCCTTCTACAAGCGCAGCAAGGCGGGCTGGCAGAACAGCATCCGCCACAACCTCAGCCTCAATGACTGCTTCCGAAAGGTGCCCCGCGACGAGGACGACCCCG GGAAAGGAAACTACTGGACCTTAGATCCCAACTGCGAGAAGATGTTTGACAACGGGAACTTCCGCCGCAAACGCAAGCGGCGCTCGGAGCCCAACACCCCTGCGAGCGCGTCTGCAGCCTCCTCTCTCGGGGCcctgaaaacagaggaagaacGACCCATTGCAGCTGGAGGCAAACCGTGTGGAACCAGCCCACCCCCGGAGCTGGACCCTTCGCCTTCCGCCAGGGACCATCCGAAAAGCTCCTCTCCCTCCGGTATCATTTCATCCACCCCCAGCTGCCTCAGCACCTTCTTCAGCGGCATGAGCTCCCTGAGCGGCGGAGGCGGCCGGCTGACAGGGGGGCTGAGCAGTGACCTGCATCACAGGAACTTCTCTGCTGGACAGCTGAGCAGTGGCACTTTCaccccttccagcagctcttctcAGGAGGTGCCTTCGCCAGAACAGCTGCAGCGAGTTGCAGGACCTTCCCCTGCCTACTACAGCTCCTTCCACCCCAGCAGCGGCAGCCAGGGAGCCCAGTACAACCACTACTACAACTTCACGGTTAACAGCCTCATCTACACCCGGGATGGAACAGAGGTGTAG